One part of the Prosthecobacter debontii genome encodes these proteins:
- a CDS encoding KpsF/GutQ family sugar-phosphate isomerase produces the protein MNYPDLARRVIRLEIEELERLHERIGEAFSQAIQMLQDCLATRGKIIVCGVGKSGNIGRKLTATLNSTGATTVCLDVGDALHGDLGVIAPGDLAILLSYSGETSELLGILPHLKRLDLPMIAITGGASSTLARTAHCVLDVAVTQEACPLNLAPTASTTTMLVLCDALAMVLLEARGFKQEDFARLHPGGSLGRALLTRVADVMRHGDQVAIVTPSTTVQDALQAMTQARSGAAIVRYPDGSLAGVFTHGDFVRAFQKDHTIAPHPVADHMTPRPVSIQADKLAAEVLSTLQKNRVDDVVVIDSEGRPVGLVDTQDLTRLRLV, from the coding sequence ATGAATTACCCTGACCTAGCACGCCGTGTCATCCGCCTCGAAATCGAGGAACTGGAACGGCTGCATGAACGCATCGGCGAGGCTTTTTCCCAAGCCATACAGATGCTGCAAGACTGCCTTGCCACCCGAGGCAAGATCATCGTCTGCGGCGTCGGCAAAAGTGGCAACATCGGCCGGAAACTCACCGCCACCCTTAACAGCACCGGGGCCACCACCGTTTGCCTGGATGTGGGCGATGCTCTGCACGGAGATCTAGGTGTGATCGCTCCGGGTGACCTCGCTATCTTACTGAGCTACAGCGGTGAAACCTCTGAGTTGCTCGGCATTCTGCCTCACCTCAAGCGCCTGGACCTGCCCATGATCGCCATCACTGGCGGTGCCTCATCCACGCTCGCACGCACAGCTCACTGCGTCTTAGACGTCGCCGTCACCCAGGAAGCCTGTCCGCTGAATCTGGCCCCCACCGCCAGCACCACCACCATGCTCGTACTCTGTGATGCCCTGGCTATGGTCCTGCTGGAAGCACGCGGTTTTAAACAAGAAGACTTCGCCCGCCTACACCCCGGCGGATCGCTCGGACGAGCCCTCCTCACCCGCGTGGCCGATGTGATGCGGCACGGGGATCAGGTGGCGATCGTCACTCCTAGCACCACGGTGCAGGACGCCCTGCAAGCGATGACCCAGGCACGAAGCGGTGCCGCCATCGTCCGTTATCCTGACGGCAGTCTCGCAGGGGTGTTTACCCATGGCGACTTCGTGCGCGCCTTTCAGAAAGATCACACCATTGCGCCCCACCCTGTGGCGGATCACATGACCCCGCGCCCAGTCAGCATCCAGGCGGATAAACTGGCGGCCGAAGTGCTCTCCACCCTTCAAAAGAACCGGGTGGACGACGTCGTGGTGATCGATTCCGAAGGCCGACCCGTCGGTCTCGTCGATACACAAGACTTGACCCGGCTCCGCCTCGTCTAA
- a CDS encoding Gfo/Idh/MocA family protein, with amino-acid sequence MPPKKLNIAVVGLGFGAEFIPIWQRHPHTTCYAICQRDPKKLKTIGDAFDIDVRYADYQELLKDPKIDAVHINSPIPDHGWMSIEALKAGKHVACTVPMATSIEDCKKICELVKKTGLKYMMMETVVYAREFLFMKEQYEKGKLGKLQFLQSSHQQDMDGWPNYWPGLPPMWYATHCVGPVAALAGTPAEYVSCFGSGTIRPELIKHYGSPFAVETAHVKFKDSDLSARVIRSLFDTARQYRESIDVYGDKATIEWPLIEHEPLVMHTAKLPEHKIPKLVKAPDYAKRLPKSIRDFTTQGVYDLSKKTHLSFTQGSGHGGSHPHLAHEFAMALVEDRAPFPNAKQSANWTCVGLCAHESAMAGGKIVKLPAFTL; translated from the coding sequence ATGCCACCCAAGAAATTAAACATCGCCGTCGTCGGCCTCGGATTCGGGGCGGAGTTCATCCCCATCTGGCAGCGCCATCCCCATACCACTTGTTATGCCATTTGTCAGCGTGACCCGAAAAAGCTGAAGACCATCGGTGATGCCTTCGACATCGATGTCCGTTACGCAGACTATCAGGAGTTACTCAAGGACCCGAAGATCGATGCTGTGCACATCAACTCCCCCATCCCTGACCATGGCTGGATGTCAATCGAAGCCTTGAAAGCTGGCAAACATGTCGCCTGCACCGTCCCCATGGCGACCTCCATTGAGGACTGCAAAAAAATCTGTGAGCTCGTCAAAAAAACGGGGCTCAAATACATGATGATGGAGACCGTGGTGTATGCCCGTGAATTCCTTTTCATGAAGGAGCAGTATGAGAAAGGCAAGCTCGGCAAGCTACAGTTCCTGCAATCCAGCCATCAGCAGGATATGGATGGCTGGCCCAACTACTGGCCGGGTCTGCCTCCCATGTGGTATGCCACCCACTGTGTTGGCCCCGTGGCAGCGCTTGCTGGCACCCCCGCAGAATACGTGAGCTGCTTTGGATCAGGCACCATCCGCCCGGAATTGATCAAGCACTATGGCTCCCCGTTTGCCGTAGAAACGGCTCATGTGAAATTCAAGGACAGCGATCTCAGCGCGCGTGTCATTCGCAGCTTGTTCGATACGGCCCGTCAATATCGTGAGAGCATCGATGTTTATGGTGATAAAGCCACCATCGAATGGCCTCTCATCGAGCATGAACCTCTGGTCATGCACACGGCCAAACTACCCGAGCACAAGATCCCGAAATTGGTGAAGGCCCCAGATTACGCCAAGCGCCTGCCCAAGAGCATTCGCGACTTCACGACCCAAGGTGTTTACGATCTCTCCAAGAAGACTCACCTCAGCTTCACACAGGGAAGTGGTCATGGCGGTAGCCATCCCCATCTCGCCCACGAATTTGCCATGGCCCTGGTCGAAGATCGTGCACCCTTCCCGAACGCCAAGCAATCCGCCAACTGGACCTGTGTGGGCCTCTGCGCCCATGAGTCCGCCATGGCGGGGGGGAAGATAGTCAAACTACCTGCCTTCACCCTTTAA
- a CDS encoding apiosidase-like domain-containing protein yields the protein MNRIIAGLFLLTLSAGATLPDLRVAADRRHLETVEGQPFFLLGDTAWELFHRLTREETQLYLKNRADKGFNTIFAVALAEFEFDQPNAYGEMPLENNDPAHPRDAYFKHVDWVVNQAAELGLYTALLPTWGDKWNQKWGKGPEIFTPANAEVYCEWLAKRYQDKPIIWVLGGDRPVENEAHEAIIRAMAAGLKRGDGGKHLISYHPKGGSNSSDYWPDESWLDFHMFQSGHGKQATANYDKNAKNLALPALKPTLDGEPCYEDHPVRSLMKDGKATIWFDDYDVRRVAWWSVLSGACGHVYGTHSIWQFHDLTKRKQQTDARTPWPEAMDLPGARQMGVMKKFIETLDWTKLRRDDALIMLEGEALKPGNKPMATVAVDGSLAVVYVPAYPNNAISLQLSRLKIPGSEVDFQAYSAATGEPSGLTRIESGDLLVIKPLSEPDEQSVQDWVLVIKKKP from the coding sequence ATGAATCGAATCATCGCTGGGTTATTCCTGCTCACCCTGTCAGCCGGAGCTACTTTGCCAGATCTACGCGTGGCGGCAGATCGCCGGCATCTCGAAACAGTGGAAGGTCAACCTTTCTTTTTGTTAGGGGATACGGCTTGGGAATTGTTTCATCGTCTCACCCGCGAGGAGACCCAGCTGTATTTGAAAAATCGTGCCGATAAAGGTTTTAACACGATCTTCGCTGTGGCCTTGGCTGAGTTCGAATTTGATCAGCCGAATGCCTACGGGGAGATGCCTTTGGAAAACAATGATCCCGCACACCCCCGAGATGCCTATTTTAAACATGTGGATTGGGTCGTGAACCAAGCGGCTGAATTGGGGCTTTATACCGCGCTACTCCCAACATGGGGAGATAAGTGGAATCAGAAGTGGGGAAAGGGGCCTGAGATTTTTACTCCGGCTAATGCGGAGGTTTACTGCGAGTGGTTGGCGAAACGATATCAAGACAAACCCATCATCTGGGTGCTCGGCGGAGATCGTCCGGTCGAGAATGAGGCACATGAGGCCATCATTCGAGCCATGGCGGCTGGTCTGAAACGGGGGGATGGTGGCAAGCACTTGATCTCCTACCATCCGAAAGGCGGGAGCAACTCTTCAGATTACTGGCCCGATGAATCTTGGTTAGACTTTCACATGTTTCAGAGCGGCCATGGGAAGCAGGCGACTGCCAACTATGACAAGAACGCGAAGAATCTCGCCTTACCCGCTTTGAAACCCACGTTGGATGGTGAGCCCTGCTATGAAGATCATCCCGTCCGCAGCCTCATGAAGGATGGCAAAGCCACGATTTGGTTTGATGACTACGATGTGCGTCGGGTCGCTTGGTGGAGTGTTCTCAGCGGGGCCTGTGGCCATGTCTATGGCACGCATAGCATCTGGCAGTTTCACGATTTGACCAAACGGAAGCAGCAGACGGATGCTAGGACTCCCTGGCCTGAAGCGATGGATCTACCTGGGGCACGTCAGATGGGCGTCATGAAGAAGTTTATCGAGACTTTGGACTGGACGAAGCTGCGTCGTGATGACGCCTTGATCATGCTCGAAGGCGAAGCTCTTAAGCCTGGCAACAAACCCATGGCTACGGTGGCCGTGGATGGCTCATTGGCGGTGGTTTATGTGCCCGCTTATCCCAACAACGCCATTTCCCTGCAGTTGAGTCGGTTGAAGATTCCTGGCTCCGAAGTGGACTTCCAAGCTTACTCTGCAGCAACCGGGGAACCCTCGGGCCTAACTAGGATTGAATCAGGCGATCTGCTTGTCATCAAACCTTTATCAGAGCCGGACGAGCAATCGGTTCAAGATTGGGTGCTGGTCATCAAGAAGAAGCCTTGA
- a CDS encoding CNNM domain-containing protein — translation MSFIFSVIAYLALLSLLAIISATETAIHMARDLELQADRAREGVARKLRRIVANPFVQLHRTLLLSATLNLALAALGLHLVSGPMVTFGWNPWIAASLLFIGTVLIGDMMPKFLAARSPSAVLLGSLRMLNPLRSVLDPISTLADRSTEALIRRIVPQRVKTRLPITLDEFETLVEMREEQGLLDSAEASMIREALEIERLTVRDCMVPRVDLTLMSAFEKPEKNAAVLEQSAERYVVVYGENPDVVEGIIDTVAWRLAGRPAWANMLRPVAFVPETMPVLDVLDEHLQSSPQPVLIVDEYGGLEGMIGQDEIADWLLYEAAPWQGEGAEIRDLGNGRYLLEGGTRLDDVAEELQIALPASGGLDTIGGLVFNLLGHQPKPGERVHLDEADLKVRRVVRARILQVELRLKKPTLVEALES, via the coding sequence GTGTCTTTTATCTTCTCAGTCATCGCCTATTTGGCATTGCTCTCTCTACTGGCGATCATTTCCGCCACTGAGACGGCCATCCATATGGCGCGTGATCTCGAGCTTCAGGCGGATAGAGCACGTGAAGGCGTGGCACGGAAGCTGCGTAGGATTGTAGCGAATCCCTTCGTCCAGTTGCACCGCACCCTGTTACTCTCGGCCACGCTTAACCTCGCTCTCGCAGCGCTCGGTTTGCATTTGGTATCAGGCCCGATGGTCACCTTCGGTTGGAATCCCTGGATCGCCGCCAGCCTCCTCTTCATCGGCACGGTGCTCATTGGGGACATGATGCCAAAGTTTTTGGCAGCGCGTTCACCCTCTGCCGTCTTGTTGGGCAGCCTGCGCATGCTCAATCCTCTGCGGAGTGTCCTGGATCCCATCTCGACTCTGGCGGATCGCTCGACCGAAGCCCTGATCAGGCGCATCGTGCCTCAACGCGTGAAAACGCGTCTTCCCATCACCTTAGATGAGTTTGAAACTCTGGTGGAAATGCGTGAGGAGCAAGGACTGCTCGACTCTGCGGAGGCCTCGATGATTCGTGAAGCTCTGGAGATCGAACGCCTTACCGTGCGTGACTGCATGGTGCCACGTGTCGATCTCACACTCATGAGCGCCTTTGAGAAGCCGGAGAAAAATGCCGCCGTTCTCGAACAATCTGCGGAGCGCTACGTCGTGGTGTATGGTGAAAACCCCGATGTGGTGGAAGGCATCATCGATACGGTGGCGTGGCGGCTGGCTGGGCGTCCGGCCTGGGCCAACATGCTGAGGCCTGTCGCCTTCGTTCCTGAAACGATGCCCGTTCTTGATGTCTTGGATGAGCACCTGCAAAGCTCTCCTCAGCCCGTTCTCATCGTGGATGAATACGGCGGCTTGGAAGGCATGATCGGTCAGGATGAAATCGCCGACTGGCTCCTCTATGAAGCCGCTCCCTGGCAGGGAGAAGGCGCTGAGATTCGTGATTTAGGAAATGGCCGTTATTTGTTGGAAGGCGGTACCCGCCTGGACGACGTGGCTGAGGAACTTCAAATCGCCCTGCCCGCCAGCGGTGGCCTCGATACCATCGGCGGACTGGTTTTCAATTTGCTCGGTCATCAACCCAAGCCAGGAGAACGAGTGCACCTGGATGAAGCGGATCTCAAAGTGCGCCGTGTTGTGCGTGCGCGTATCCTCCAGGTGGAGTTACGCCTGAAAAAACCCACCTTGGTGGAGGCACTGGAATCATGA
- a CDS encoding CNNM domain-containing protein — translation MLLIIALSLSFALSGLESAVISVSRVRVRHAAGAGDRRAARLLPLVEDRDALLGAITVTNHVTNLAAFLIIAWKLVRISGPWGYFIAFLLALPIFLLGLEVLPKKLFRRYPFRSLRTLTPLVLCVGLARPLFRSLAATPTEATSVPDEALGRDDLYHQADVLSKQGQLSSGAARLIKRTLEYRRLRTGAVMRPLTRSVALSGDLPLKTAFIMAREHGATTLPVIGDQGQFVGVLDLAALPPHPPPDRLVRHHMRTLDAVHLQDSALQTLQRMRKRARTLVLVLNDQNEPVGLASEEDLLHHLMGAQD, via the coding sequence ATGCTGTTGATCATTGCTCTGAGCCTCTCCTTCGCTCTATCAGGCTTGGAGAGCGCCGTCATCTCCGTCAGCCGTGTGCGTGTGCGCCACGCCGCAGGAGCCGGAGACCGCCGAGCCGCCCGTCTGCTACCACTCGTGGAAGATCGGGATGCGCTCCTGGGGGCTATCACCGTCACCAATCATGTCACCAACCTGGCGGCCTTTCTCATCATCGCCTGGAAGCTGGTCCGCATCTCCGGACCGTGGGGTTATTTCATCGCGTTTCTCCTAGCTCTTCCCATCTTCTTGTTAGGCCTGGAAGTACTACCCAAGAAACTCTTTCGTCGTTACCCTTTCCGCAGTCTGCGCACCCTGACGCCGCTCGTCCTCTGTGTGGGCTTAGCACGCCCCCTGTTCCGCAGTCTGGCTGCCACGCCCACGGAAGCCACCAGTGTTCCAGATGAAGCCCTGGGGCGAGATGATCTCTATCATCAGGCCGATGTCTTGAGCAAGCAGGGTCAGCTCAGTTCCGGGGCCGCTCGTTTGATCAAACGCACCTTGGAATACCGTCGGCTGCGCACAGGAGCCGTCATGCGTCCACTCACCCGCAGTGTCGCTCTCTCCGGCGATCTGCCGCTGAAGACCGCTTTCATCATGGCTCGCGAGCACGGTGCCACTACCCTGCCGGTGATCGGTGACCAAGGGCAATTTGTCGGAGTGCTGGACCTCGCCGCCCTCCCACCTCACCCACCACCGGACCGCCTCGTGCGCCATCACATGCGCACCCTGGATGCTGTGCACCTGCAAGATAGCGCCCTCCAGACGCTTCAACGCATGCGTAAACGAGCACGCACCCTGGTGCTGGTCTTAAACGATCAGAACGAACCTGTGGGCTTGGCGAGCGAGGAAGATCTGCTCCATCATTTGATGGGCGCTCAAGACTGA